The Prosthecobacter vanneervenii DNA window GCAGGCTGTGGCCGCCTGCTGCGATGGCGATGAAGACCTGCTCGATGACGGCCTCCTGTCCGACGATACGTTTACCAAGAGCAGCTTTGAGTTTATTGTAACCAGAGACGAGGGCGGCAGCAGCGGCGGAGTCTGACATGAGCGGCGGGGGAAATAACGGAATCAGAAGAAAGAGTGACGAAGGCGTGAGGGGGAGCCCACAGCGACGCATTGAACACGAGAGCGGAGCGAAGGTTCTTTCCACTCTTGCGCACATGCTGGCAAGAAGACAAAAAAGGCAAAAGCCCGGGCGCGGCTGGATCAGATTTTGCTAAGGCAGGCCACGGCCATGGCGGCGATGCCCTCCCCGCGGCCGACAAAGCCAAGGCGCTCATTCGTGGTAGCCTTCACGCCCACCTGGTCCGGCTGGATGCCGAGCGCGGCGGAGATGTGCTGCTTCATGGCGGCAGCGTGGGGTTTGACCCTGGGAGCTTCAGCGATGAGGGAGGCGTCGATGTTCTCGATGCGCATGCCTTTCTCGGCAGCGATCTGGGCGCACTTTTCGAGAATCCGCAGGCTGCAGATACCCTCGATGCTGGGATCGCTGGGTGGGAACCAGTGGCCGATGTCCGGCTCTCCGAGCGCGCCGAGCACGGCGTCTGCGATGGCGTGGCAGAGCACATCTGCGTCTGAGTGGCCTTTGAGACCGTGCGTGTGCGGGATGGTGACCCCTCCCAGCACCAGCGGGCGGCCTTCAGCGAAAGGGTGTACGTCGTATCCGATGCCTGTGCGAACCATGGGGTGAGATTAGGCGTTATGGTCCGCAGCCTTCTTCAGGCTGGCAAGCACGTCGGAGATTTTGAGGTCAATGCGCTGGCGGTTGAGGAAGTAGCTGACCTTCTCAAAGCCTGCCTCGGTGAGGTTGTTCAGGGCGGTGACAAAGTGCTCGCCTACACGGTTGGCGCGGTGGGAGTCGGAGCCGAGGACCACGGGGATGCCGCGCTCGGAGATCATGCGTAGCATTTCGACGCCGGGGTTCATCTCCGAGTAGCTCTTGTTGAGGCCGGAGGTGTTGAGTTCCATAGCCACGCCGGTGGCTGCGATGCGGTCCAGTGCGGTGGCCACGGTGTTTTTCACGATGGCGAAGCACCAGGAGTCCGGATGGTAGTTTTTGACCAGATCCGGGTGGGCCAGGCAGTCATACAGACCGGTCTCTGCTGATTTGGCCAGGTGGTCGAAGTAGATGCGGCGGAAGTTTTCGATGGTGCCGGTCTCGAATTTATTGAGGTACTCCTTGGCCTGCCAGTGCACGGCGCCTAGCACGTAGTGGAAGTCGGCGCGCTGGTGCAGTTTGGAGATGTAGTCTTCGTAGCCCGGGAAGTATTCGCTCTCGATGCCGAGGCGGACGTCCAGCCTGCCTTTGAAGGTGTCTGCGGCGCGCTGAACGAGACCCAGGTAGGTGTCAAACTCGCTCTCTGACATCCGCACCGTGGGCCAGAAGCCGTTGGGCATGGGGCAGTGGCAGGTAAAGATGATGCCCTTGAGGCCAGCTTTGAGGGCCTGTTCGGCGTATTCTTCGGGCTCTCCCCAAGCATGCTTGCACAGCGGGGTGTGCATGTGGGAGTCGTAGAACAGCGCGCCGGACTTGGTGGGACCTGGAGGTGGCAGTGGCAGGGAGATCACCTTCCTTGCTGGTGCTTCCACAGCTTGGGCAGGGGCGGTCATGACCACAGGGGCTGGTGCGGCAGATACCACTGGAGCAACTGCAGGCTTGGCTGGTGCAGCAACTTTGGCGGGGGCTGGAGCTTTGACAGCGGCTGGAGGAGGCGCTGCCTTTGCAGGCGCGGGCGCTGCTTTCACGGGGGCAACTGCCTTGACGGGTGCTGAAGGAGGTGCCTTGACTGGAGCGGGCGCTGCTTTCTTGGCAGGAACGACGGGCTTCTTGGCTGGCGGAGCAGGTTTGGCAGCAGGTTTTTTGGCGGCTGCAGCCTTGACTGCTTTGGATGGTTTCGGAGCCGGTTTGGTTTTCTTGGCTGGAGCAGGCTTGGCGGCAGGCTTTTTCACTGACGCCTTGGCTGGAACCGGCTTTTTCAACGGCTTTTTGGCGGCAGGAGCGGGCTTTTTGGCGGGCTTCGATTTGGTCACCACTTTCTTAGCCGGAGCAGGCTTGGCCTTCTTTTGGGCGACCACAGCCTTTTTCGATTTGGGCGCAGCAGGCCTGGCCTTACCTTGGGCCGCCTTTTTCTTGGTTGGTTTGGATTTGCTCACAGTCTAGCTCCTGGTTCCGTGCAGTATCAGCCATCCCTTGCCCTCGACATCTGCAATCCGAGCGTTTTTGCCGCTGCCAACGGGGCCCGGGTAGCATAACCGCAAGGTCAAGGGTACGTCTTTCCAGTTTCCGCTCTGAAGTTGTTGAATAAGAGGCTGAAACTTGGGGTCTTTGCGGTCAAAATAGGCGTAGATGACATTGTTGTCGTCTGGATGCTTGATCTCCAGAAGCTCGCTGCCGGTTGGCAAGGCCTCGGGGGGAGATGTCTGGGGTTTAGAAGCTATGACTCTGAATAGTTTTGGTGAGGTGGGCTGGGTTTTGATGAATTCCTCCCAGTCCAATTCACTGTAACGGACAGAACTTTCCCAATCCACTCTGAATGAGTTGTCTGACTGCTCCTCGATGATGAGGCTAACAGGCTCGGCATTGGTAAAAATGGCCTGAGCATAGCCGAGACGATAGCCGGGCTCCTCCACTGGAAGCAGCCAGCCAAGGGCTTTCCATTCGAGGGGAGTGTGGGGATGACTGCGGTAGTAGTCCAGCATCAGCGGGCGGACCCTTTGGGGGTCTCGGCAGTAGGCTAGCTGTTGTTCCGCGGTGGAGGCACCGAAAAAGCCGCGGATGGTCTGCTCGATTTTCAGGCGCTTGTTCTCTATATCAGCTATCGAAGAGTCGGACGCAGCCGTACTGTTGTCATTTTTCTGGCTGGACGCCATTGGAGGTGCCAGGGTTTCGCTGCCTAGAAGAGCGGGCTGCTCCCTGGATTTTCCTGACCAGCGGCGCTCCATATCCTTCTCGTAGACAGACTGTACGTACTCAGGGTTCACCCGCGCGGATTCCCAGAGCTTGATCATGACGACGCGCACAACAGTGGCAATCATGACAACAAGGGCCAAACAGCCTAAAACTGTGGCTACGGCATTGATCATGGCTTCTCTACGCCGTGCTCGGCTGCGGCGCGGCGGATCATTGTCAACAATGCTCGGAGGGGTCATGGCAAACACGCGTTGGTGGAGCCGAAGGCGGGATTCGAACCCGCGACCCTCGCATTACGAATGCGATGCTCTACCACTGAGCTACTCCGGCGTGAACGTGTGACTTTCACTGTAAGCCGAAGATTATATAAGGGGTGGCTCGACCTTGTCATTTGCTTTCTTTAGGGGCACGAAAAAATCGTGCTTTTTTGTTGTTTTCGAGTGTGAACCGGGGGCAGCACACACTTGCGTGTGTGAAGCTGAGGGAGCAAATATAGGTTTTCTGATGAACGATCCGACCATGCCAGCACAGCCCGGTACTCCCTATGGCGAGTTTCTTGCCGAGCAGGAGGAGATTCAGCGCCTAAAGTGGCTGGCCAGCGAAAGTGAGGGACACGATATAGGCTTCGAATCTGCCCTAAATGACTGGGCGCAGAACCACCGTGCAAAGTGGCGTAACATGCGTAATCAGATGATGAAGCAGGCACAGGTCTGAGGTGGAGGTTTTTTTGGTGTGGCTGCTGACAATTGGCAGTCTTGGGCGGCGTTATGGCCGAGTCATGATGTCCCGAATCGCCTCCCTCGGAGCAATGCTCCTTCTATCCACCCTGAATGCACCGGCTGCTGCATGTAAAAACGTCCTTTTTATCATGGCTGATGACCTGCGTCCGGAACTTGGTTGTTACGGGGCTGCGGCCATCACCCCGAATCTGGATGCGCTGGCGCGTCGGGGGGTGCTGTTTCAGCGTGCCTACTGCCAGCAGGCGGTGTGTAATCCCTCACGCTCCTCCATGCTCACCGGATTGCGCCCTGGCACGTTGGGGCTCTATGTGAACGGGACACACTTCCGCGAACTGAAGCCAGATGTGGAGACGCTGCCGGGCTGGATGAAGGCGCACGGCTATACCACACGCTGCGTGGGCAAGATTTTCCACAACTGGCATACCAAGGAACATGGCGACCCGCGCGCTTGGAGCGCCCCGGAATTTCTGCACTATGCCAATCATGGAGACGATACCCCTCAGGTGAGCGGCCCTTTGCCGCCCAATTTGGCCACGACCACCGGCACCATGCACCTCTATGGCAAGGAGCCTATCTGTGAATGCCGGGATGTGCCTGACGAAGCCTACTACGACGGTCGCGTGGCAGCTGAGGCTGTGCGGGTCCTGGGAGAAGTGAAAGACAGGCCCTTTTTTCTAGCAGTAGGCTTCTGGAAACCGCATGCTCCTTTCAATGCTCCCAAGAAATACTGGGATCTTTATCAGCGGGACCGGCTGCCCGCTCTGAATCCGGCTCGACCTTTGGCGGCACCGGAAATCGCCTTCCACCAGAGCACGGAAGTTCTGGGACCGCCGGAAAAGCAACCGGTGCCTACCCGGGAGCAGGTGGCTGAGATGCGCCACGGCTACTATGCCGGCATCAGCTACATGGACGCCCAGCTGGGCAAGGTGACAGCCGCGCTGGCAAAACACGGTTTATTGGATTCCACCCTCATCGTTTTTTGGGGGGATCATGGTTACCACATCGGCGAGCATGGCCTCTGGGGCAAGACCACCAACTTTGAGCTGGATGCCCGTGTGCCGCTGATCCTGGTGCCGCCGAAGGCCCGGCATGCTGGGGTGCAGACTTTAGCTCTGGTGGAGATGGTGGATCTCTTTCCCACCATCACCGCTCTGTGTGATATACCACCGGCCCCAGGGCTGGATGGGATCAGTCTGGTGCCACTTTTGGACAATCCTGGCAGCACGCTCAAAGAGGCTGCCTACACTCAGCATCCGCGCCCGGCCTATGCCGACCGCACCAAGCGTGGACGCCCGGAGGTGATGGGCTTTAGCGTGCGCACTAACTCTCTTCGTTACACAGAGTGGCGGGACTATGACTCTGGGAGGGTGACGGCCACGGAGCTCTATGACCACAGCCGACAGGAGGCTGAGCTGGATAATTCGATCGCAACTCCGGCTGCCCCTGCAGCCTTGGAGCACGCCCGGAATTTACTGCATAGGCAGTTTCCGCCCGCGTCGCAGTAGACCAGGGGGCAAAAAAGCTCATTTAATGGTTGCCAAAGAGACCCGATTTTTGTTAATCATCTGAAAGTCACATGAAAAATCGTTTTCTACTCATCGCACTCAGCCTTTTCACCGTCTCTAGCATTGCCTATGGTGACATCCAGTCTCCTCCCGGCCACCACTATACTTGGAGCCGCAAGCTGAGCCGTGGAGTTGGCAATATCCTCTTCGGATGGTTTGAGTATCCTTCCGTTTGGAGGCATACCAATCAATCTGAAGGCAATGTAGCTGCTACTTCAGACATGATCGTTGAAGGCACCAAGCGCACCTTCGTGCGTGCTGGCTATGGAATCTACGAGATCGCAACCTTCATGGTTCCTAGCTGGAAAAAGACCTACCGTCCGCCGTATCATCACAAAGAAAACGTGGAAGGCTGGTGGGGCTACACGGAGTTCGCTCCGCAGATCGGTTTCCGCTCTGAGATTCCCTATTCCAGTTTCCAGAGCTGGTAATTTCGGCTAAAATTTTCCGCCTTTAAAGGCACAGGCTGTAATCAGCCTGTGCCTTTTCCTTTTGTTTGCAAAGCAGTCCGCCCGCTGGCAAGAAAGTAGCCCTCCTCCCATGCCCGAAGTCCATAAGATCGACATCAATCATGTGGCCAAACTGGCCCGTCTCAAGCTGACTGAAGAAGAAGCCAAGCACTATGCAGAACAGCTCGACGGTATTCTGAGCTACATCGATACCCTCACTCGTTACAATTTGGACGGAGTGGAGCCGACTGCCCATGCGATTCCCGTTTATGATGTGCTGCGCTCAGACGAGCCCCGCCCAGGTTTCACCCAAGAGCAGGCTCTTGCCAACGCTCCCAAACGCACTGCCGACCAGATTCAGATTCCGGCTGTGATCGAGTAGCGGCTGATTTGCTGGGTGCCCATCAGGGCATGGCTGTTTTTCCATCATTCTTTTTTCTCTCTCCTTCTTCTATATATGCTTGCCTCCTCCACTATCGCCGCCCTGCGGCAGGGCCTCACCAAGGGTGAAATCACCCCGCGTGATATCGTGCTGGACGTCGCCAAATCCATTGATGCCCGCAATTCGGAGCTTGGGGCCTATCTCTCTTGGGACGTGGAGGCAGCGCTGGCTGAGGCGGATTCTGCTGATATCTCCCGCCCTCTTGGAGGCATCCCCGTTGCAATTAAGGACAACATTAATGTCACAGGCCAGCCCTGCACGTGTGGGTCCCGTATTTTGGCGGAAAACTACACATCTCCTTACGACGCTGGTGCTATCCGCAGTCTGCGTGCCGGTGGTGCCATTCCGTTTGGAAGGCTGAACATGGACGAGTTTGCCATGGGCTCCAGCACGGAAAACTCTGCCTTGGGAGTGACACGCAATCCGCAGGATACCTCCCGCGTGCCGGGGGGCTCAAGCGGCGGCAGCGCCTCGGCTGTGGCTGGAAATATCGCTATCGCTGCGCTTGGTTC harbors:
- the ispF gene encoding 2-C-methyl-D-erythritol 2,4-cyclodiphosphate synthase → MVRTGIGYDVHPFAEGRPLVLGGVTIPHTHGLKGHSDADVLCHAIADAVLGALGEPDIGHWFPPSDPSIEGICSLRILEKCAQIAAEKGMRIENIDASLIAEAPRVKPHAAAMKQHISAALGIQPDQVGVKATTNERLGFVGRGEGIAAMAVACLSKI
- a CDS encoding histidinol-phosphatase → MSKSKPTKKKAAQGKARPAAPKSKKAVVAQKKAKPAPAKKVVTKSKPAKKPAPAAKKPLKKPVPAKASVKKPAAKPAPAKKTKPAPKPSKAVKAAAAKKPAAKPAPPAKKPVVPAKKAAPAPVKAPPSAPVKAVAPVKAAPAPAKAAPPPAAVKAPAPAKVAAPAKPAVAPVVSAAPAPVVMTAPAQAVEAPARKVISLPLPPPGPTKSGALFYDSHMHTPLCKHAWGEPEEYAEQALKAGLKGIIFTCHCPMPNGFWPTVRMSESEFDTYLGLVQRAADTFKGRLDVRLGIESEYFPGYEDYISKLHQRADFHYVLGAVHWQAKEYLNKFETGTIENFRRIYFDHLAKSAETGLYDCLAHPDLVKNYHPDSWCFAIVKNTVATALDRIAATGVAMELNTSGLNKSYSEMNPGVEMLRMISERGIPVVLGSDSHRANRVGEHFVTALNNLTEAGFEKVSYFLNRQRIDLKISDVLASLKKAADHNA
- a CDS encoding sulfatase, with protein sequence MMSRIASLGAMLLLSTLNAPAAACKNVLFIMADDLRPELGCYGAAAITPNLDALARRGVLFQRAYCQQAVCNPSRSSMLTGLRPGTLGLYVNGTHFRELKPDVETLPGWMKAHGYTTRCVGKIFHNWHTKEHGDPRAWSAPEFLHYANHGDDTPQVSGPLPPNLATTTGTMHLYGKEPICECRDVPDEAYYDGRVAAEAVRVLGEVKDRPFFLAVGFWKPHAPFNAPKKYWDLYQRDRLPALNPARPLAAPEIAFHQSTEVLGPPEKQPVPTREQVAEMRHGYYAGISYMDAQLGKVTAALAKHGLLDSTLIVFWGDHGYHIGEHGLWGKTTNFELDARVPLILVPPKARHAGVQTLALVEMVDLFPTITALCDIPPAPGLDGISLVPLLDNPGSTLKEAAYTQHPRPAYADRTKRGRPEVMGFSVRTNSLRYTEWRDYDSGRVTATELYDHSRQEAELDNSIATPAAPAALEHARNLLHRQFPPASQ
- a CDS encoding exosortase system-associated protein, TIGR04073 family, whose protein sequence is MKNRFLLIALSLFTVSSIAYGDIQSPPGHHYTWSRKLSRGVGNILFGWFEYPSVWRHTNQSEGNVAATSDMIVEGTKRTFVRAGYGIYEIATFMVPSWKKTYRPPYHHKENVEGWWGYTEFAPQIGFRSEIPYSSFQSW
- the gatC gene encoding Asp-tRNA(Asn)/Glu-tRNA(Gln) amidotransferase subunit GatC produces the protein MPEVHKIDINHVAKLARLKLTEEEAKHYAEQLDGILSYIDTLTRYNLDGVEPTAHAIPVYDVLRSDEPRPGFTQEQALANAPKRTADQIQIPAVIE